In Chaetodon trifascialis isolate fChaTrf1 chromosome 6, fChaTrf1.hap1, whole genome shotgun sequence, one DNA window encodes the following:
- the LOC139333115 gene encoding A disintegrin and metalloproteinase with thrombospondin motifs 12-like, giving the protein MRCSQECPVLFLLHFVFSLAAGHEELSGRHFSFFAEQGELSQSSIVHPVKTTADGEFISHSVSHHFKGGRVRRDLQTLGLDGQVYYKVNYKGRPLMFNLTANNHLVSSDYILERRNGSANRTEHRLSEGNSCHLLGTVEASDVRGTAAISTCKGLRGFFSLPEGRYFIEPVQKSPDDPAGSPEPHVVYPRVTAESHRKTRSVESKGTPSPCGVQDAPSNSVQVEREREEWEREQERGEDQPQSRSQRSVSRERWVETMVVADSKLIEYHGSDNVESYIFTIMNMVAGIFHDASIGNAIHVILVRLILLQGEEKGLKIVHHADTTLASFCAWQKNLNPQSDTHPAHHDVAVLVTRKDICAGMNQPCETLGLSHLSGMCQPHRSCNINEDSGLPVAFTVAHEMGHSFGIHHDGQGNDCELEGRHPFIMSRQLMYDSSPLTWSPCSKEYITRFLDRGWGFCLDDRPSKRDLTTPLARLGVRYTTHHQCQLQYGPNATFCHEVDNVCQILWCSVNGSCRSKLDSPIDGTRCGPEKWCISGECVIVGKLPETVNGGWGQWSTWSHCSRTCGTGVQSAERECNNPKPEFGGKYCTGERKRYRTCNTKPCQQNKPTFREMLCSEFDTVPYHNELYQWIPVANPLHPCELHCRPVSEYFSEKMLDTVTDGTPCFMNNNSRSICVNGVCKEVGCDYGIDSNAVEDRCGVCLGDGKSCETVYKSFDEGEGFGYMDVGVIPEGARDILVKEVEEAGNFLALRSETTEEYYLNGNFIIQWNGEYEAGGTTFFYERDGNMENLTAPGPTKQPVMLQLLFQEKNPGIKYEYIIKKTRETGNEVTEPIYRWRHGAWTDCSTTCGLGEQHQPVRCFEVDIGVVDESLCDPESRPEDRHRKCKTMDCPARWWVGGWQQCTTTCGSEGVRKRTVLCVRTVSGEERVLHPVECKHLLKPKPIVPCNRDVPCGQDWAVGNWEECPVTCGGGVRSRTVTCALAPKKTCDLSTKPRSRSLCALQSCPNSSLRRRPGPPPKYRRVYPTKSHPTKHPATPTWAPTSTTATAAPTVAVTVRKKITTKETTTAFIPTTKSLSIPETTVPEIIDTDDYEFNIKVRENEENRGKGFPSKVKDRKATSVEKEKVDEREDGEEGSTPNVVMYTPGYDYVVEDRTMEVEGIIDLDVTTSTSLKSPLKSTTPMPHTLITPTLQTSPPTMQTTKAPTTYSTPHTSTITWPKTTHHYPFSNRHTTPRISPYSHWTHRVPLTTPMYEDYSVPMKAGVHTTKAPSTTARRKPFTTAASPQPTVKIIKMKKTVTPKKNSSASRAKKPSSLSKTARSKTQNQQPESPMSSSTSDQRNLMAREPVSMDIFWVVGNWSECSTTCGIGAIWRTVVCSSQKDEDCANTKRPEPARTCHLQPCATWQSGSWSKCPDSCAVVGRRYRDVQCVDSQSKRALRPFHCQAVSSRPVSTLTCPHKPCMSWSISPWGPCSGSCGEGIRERLVYCPAPHRCSTTLRPNSTEPCSLKPCTQWKAEGWEECSVTCGGGQQQREVNCVSEKDLAVMPNSLCEKISKPETLRKCNMQECKTNTGPVCKKNTMSSRFCDKLKLLSRCSLRSVQRQCCVTCGS; this is encoded by the exons aGAGGCTTCTTCTCTCTGCCAGAGGGACGCTATTTTATTGAACCTGTCCAGAAGTCTCCTGATGATCCTGCAGGGAGCCCAGAGCCCCATGTTGTCTATCCAAGAGTTACAGCAGAAAGTCACAGGAAAACACGCAGTGTTGAGTCCAAAGGAACACCCAGCCCGTGTGGAGTTCAAG ATGCTCCAAGCAACTCTGTccaggtggagagggagagggaggaatgggagagggagcaagagagggGGGAGGATCAGCCTCAGTCCCGCTCGCAGCGCTCAGTCAGCAGAGAGCGGTGGGTGGAGACCATGGTGGTGGCTGACTCCAAACTCATAGAATACCACGGCAGCGATAATGTGGAGTCCTACATCTTTACCATCATGAACATG GTGGCTGGGATCTTTCATGACGCCAGTATTGGGAATGCCATCCACGTCATCTTGGTTCGCCTCATTCTGCTGCAGGGAGAAGAG aAAGGGTTGAAGATTGTTCACCACGCAGACACCACTCTGGCCAGTTTCTGCGCTTGGCAAAAGAACCTCAATCCCCAGAGTGACACACACCCAGCTCATCATGACGTGGCTGTGCTGGTCACCAG GAAAGACATCTGTGCTGGAATGAACCAGCCCTGTGAGACCCTGggtctgtctcatctgtctggGATGTGTCAGCCCCACCGCAGCTGCAACATCAATGAGGATTCGGGACTACCTGTCGCCTTCACCGTCGCTCATGAGATGGGCCACAG TTTTGGGATTCATCATGACGGCCAGGGTAATGACTGTGAGCTGGAGGGGAGGCACCCGTTCATCATGTCCAGACAGCTGATGTATGACAGCTCGCCTCTCACTTGGTCTCCCTGCTCCAAAGAATACATCACACGCTTCCTCGA tcgTGGCTGGGGTTTCTGTTTGGATGACCGTCCTTCCAAGAGGGACCTAACCACACCACTGGCTCGCCTCGGTGTCCGCTACACCACACACCACCAGTGCCAGCTCCAGTATGGCCCAAACGCTACCTTTTGCCATGAGGTTGAT AACGTTTGCCAGATTCTGTGGTGTTCAGTAAACGGCTCCTGTCGCTCCAAACTGGACTCACCCATAGATGGCACTCGCTGTGGACCAGAGAAG TGGTGTATCTCAGGAGAGTGTGTGATTGTGGGTAAACTCCCAGAGACGGTGAATGGAGGCTGGGGACAGTGGAGCACCTGGTCTCACTGCTCCAGGACCTGTGGAACCGGAGTTCAGTCAGCAGAGAGGGAATGTAACAACCCTAA ACCAGAGTTTGGGGGCAAGTACTGCACTGGGGAAAGGAAGCGCTATCGAACCTGCAACACAAAACCCTGTCAGCAGAATAAACCAACCTTTCGAGAGATGCTGTGCAGTGAGTTTGACACTGTGCCCTACCACAACGAGCTCTACCAGTGGATTCCAGTGGCTAACCCAT TACATCCCTGTGAGCTGCACTGTCGCCCAGTCAGCGAGTACTTTTCGGAGAAGATGCTTGACACTGTGACAGACGGGACACCGTGCTTCATGAACAACAATTCCAGGAGCATCTGCGTCAACGGAGTGTGCAAG GAGGTGGGCTGTGACTATGGCATTGACTCAAATGCAGTGGAGGATCGTTGTGGAGTCTGTTTGGGTGATGGCAAAAGCTGTGAGACGGTCTATAAGTCGTTTGATGAAGGAGAGGGCTTTG GGTACATGGACGTGGGGGTGATACCTGAGGGGGCGCGGGACATCCTGGtgaaggaagtggaggaggcagGTAACTTCCTGGCTCTGAGGAGCGAGACAACGGAGGAGTACTACCTCAACGGCAACTTCATCATCCAGTGGAATGGGGAGTACGAGGCCGGGGGGACGACATTTTTCTACGAACGTGATGGGAACATGGAGAACCTCACCGCTCCTGGACCCACCAAACAGCCAGTCATGCTCCAG TTGCTGTTTCAGGAGAAGAACCCAGGTATAAAGTACGAGTACATCATCAAGAAGAccagagagacaggaaatgaggtcACTGAGCCTATTTACAGGTGGAGACACGGGGCATGGACAGACTGCAGCACCACCTGTGGCTTAG GTGAGCAGCACCAGCCGGTGAGGTGTTTTGAGGTGGACATAGGCGTGGTGGATGAGTCTCTGTGTGACCCAGAGAGCCGTCCAGAAGACAGACACCGAAAATGCAAGACTATGGATTGTCCTGCAAG gtggtgggtgggtggctgGCAGCAGTGTACAACCACCTGTGGATCAGAAGGGGTACGGAAGCGAACAGTACTCTGTGTTCGTACGGTGTCAGGGGAGGAACGGGTCCTCCACCCTGTCGAGTGCAAGCATCTCCTTAAACCCAAACCTATAGTGCCGTGCAACAGAGATGTACCCTGTGGACAGGACTGGGCTGTTGGCAACTGGGAAGag TGTCCAGTCACATGTGGAGGAGGTGTTCGCTCACGTACAGTCACATGTGCACTAGCACCCAAGAAGACCTGTGACCTCTCAACCAAACCTCGGTCCAGATCACTCTGCGCCCTGCAGAGCTGCCCTAACTCAAGCCTTCGTAGACGGCCCGGGCCTCCTCCTAAATACCGCCGCGTCTACCCAACTAAGAGCCACCCCACCAAGCATCCTGCTACACCTACCTGGGCTCCCACAAGCACCACGGCCACAGCTGCGCCCACAGTTGCTGTCACTGTGAGGAAGAAAATAACCACCAAAGAGACTACAACTGCTTTCATCCCTACCACCAAATCCCTTTCAATCCCTGAAACCACAGTCCCTGAAATCATAGACACAGATGATTATGAGTTCAATATTAAAGTGagggaaaatgaggaaaatagAGGCAAAGGTTTCCCCTCTAAAGTCAAGGACAGAAAAGCAACTAGtgtggaaaaggaaaaggtagacgagagggaggatggagaggagggaagtACACCAAATGTGGTGATGTATACTCCAGGATATGATTATGTTGTTGAGGATAGGAcgatggaggtggaggggatTATTGACCTGGATGTTACCACATCTACATCACTCAAAAGTCCTCTTAAATCAACCACACCAATGCCACATACACTCATCACACCCACTTTACAAACAAGTCCACCTACCATGCAGACAACCAAAGCACCCACCACCTACTCCACCCCACACACCAGTACTATAACATGGCCAAAGACGACTCACCACTATCCCTTCAGCAACCGCCACACCACCCCTCGTATCAGTCCATACAGCCACTGGACACACAGGGTTCCCCTCACCACTCCCATGTACGAGGACTATTCAGTGCCAATGAAAGCTGGTGTCCACACAACGAAAGCTCCTTCCACAACTGCAAGAAGAAAACCATTCACCACTGCAGCATCACCCCAGCCCACAGTGAAGATCATTAAAATGAAGAAGACTGTGACACCTAAGAAAAACAGTTCTGCCTCTCGTGCTAAAAAACCCTCCTCCTTGTCCAAAACTGCTCGCTCTAAGACCCAAAACCAGCAACCAGAAAGCCCCATGAGCAGCTCCACCAGTGACCAAAGAAACCTGATGGCCAGAGAGCCTGTCAGCATGGATATATTCTGGGTTGTAGGAAACTGGAGCGAG tgTTCAACAACATGCGGGATTGGAGCAATATGGAGAACGGTGGTGTGCAGCTCCCAGAAAGATGAGGACTGTGCCAACACGAAGAGACCCGAGCCTGCGCGTACATGTCACCTGCAGCCCTGCGCCACCTGGCAGAGTGGCAGCTGGAGCAAG TGTCCAGACAGCTGTGCAGTGGTTGGAAGGAGGTACCGTGATGTCCAGTGTGTCGATTCTCAGAGTAAACGTGCCCTCAGACCTTTCCACTGTCAAGCCGTGTCCAGCAGACCAGTCAGCACCTTGACTTGCCCCCACAAGCCCTGTATGAGCTGGAGTATATCACCATGGGGACCG TGCTCTGGTAGCTGTGGTGAAGGCATCAGGGAGCGACTGGTGTACTGCCCTGCACCTCACCGCTGTAGCACCACGCTCAGGCCAAACAGCACAGAGCCGTGTAGCCTAAAGCCCTGCACTCAATGGAAGGCTGAAGGCTGGGAGGAG TGCTCTGTGACCTGTGGTGGGGGTCAGCAGCAGCGGGAAGTCAACTGCGTGAGTGAGAAGGATTTGGCTGTAATGCCAAACAGCCTCTGTGAGAAGATTTCCAAACCAGAAACACTCAGGAAGTGCAATATGCAGGAATGCAAGACCAACACAG GTCCAGTTTGCAAGAAGAACACCATGTCCTCGCGCTTCTGCGACAAGCTGAAGCTGTTGAGTCGCTGCTCTCTCAGGTCAGTCCAAAGACAGTGTTGTGTCACCTGTGGATCATAG